The Verrucomicrobiia bacterium sequence GTGAACGTATTGTGTTTTTATCGCAAGCAATGAGAAAGAAAAATAATGTTATTTTATGAAGAGTTCATTTGGGAAACGAAAATTAAATGATGGTAATCGACGCAAGGCTGGTAAAGCGATTTCGTTGCGTGCGAGTATTCAAAAAAGTCGAGGACGGCGTCATGGGGCAAAGCAGTTGCGAAATATTTTGTTGGGTTTAAGTGGAGTTGGATTGGTGTTGGTATTGGGATTTTTTTTGGGACGTTGGGCGTTGAATCGTTTGTTGTATCAAAATCCGCGTTACGCTTTGACGCGTGTGGATGTGGAATTGCAAGGTCGATTAAGGAGGGATCAAGTACTACGATGGGCAGATATTCCTGCTGAAGCGAATGTTTTGGCGTTGAATTTACGAGCGATTCAAAATCGTTTAGAGTCGCAATCTTCCGTGCAAACGGCTGAGGTTTTGAGAGAGTTGCCAAATCGTTTGGTGATTCGTGTGACGGAGAGACGACCTTTAGCGCGAATTGTGATTAAAACGTTATTGGAG is a genomic window containing:
- a CDS encoding FtsQ-type POTRA domain-containing protein; amino-acid sequence: MKSSFGKRKLNDGNRRKAGKAISLRASIQKSRGRRHGAKQLRNILLGLSGVGLVLVLGFFLGRWALNRLLYQNPRYALTRVDVELQGRLRRDQVLRWADIPAEANVLALNLRAIQNRLESQSSVQTAEVLRELPNRLVIRVTERRPLARIVIKTLLEEQEESYYTIDEEGLVMRLRPGEDFRHLPEIRGVDSEKIVVGEKIELGEVYSALFLLSLMEQRLAQAQFHLFSIDVSKEGILEVNLEEGGKVRFSASSNQLKTQLERFEKILNYCGEVHRKLLSADLTVNRNVPVTFAPVEI